In Syntrophus gentianae, the DNA window TCGTGACGGACAGCGATGCGGCCCTGGAGATCATTGCCGAGGGAGGCGGCGCCTATCGGCTTTTCGGCCGCTGCTTCAAAAAAATCAATGTGCTGAACCAGGAACGGATCGAACAATTAAAGAGGAGAGACGATGAACAGCGAGCAACAGGATAAGGATCAGTACGCCAGGCTGCTGGAAGAGGCTGGACGGTTTCATGGAGATGTCTGCGCCGGCATCCAGATCGGTACGAGAATGACCATGTGCGCCCTGCGGAAACTAGGCATCGCGGACCCCAAGGGGGCGGATGGGAAAAAAATGATGGTCTTTGTGGAAATCGACCGCTGCGCCACGGATGCGATCATGGCTTTGACCGGTTGCAGACCGGGGAAAAGAACCATGAAGGTCCTCGATTACGGAAAGATGGCGGCAACCTTTATCAATCTGGAGACGGAAAAAGCAGTGCGGGTGGCGGTCATCCAAAAAAGGGAAGAAGGTGAGGGAGGCGGAGATGCCGACTTCGGGAGTCTCAGCGAAGAGGAGCTTTTTTCCGTCACCGAGGTCCAGGTTCCCCTGCGTCCCGAGGACATGCCCGGCAAGCCCGTCCGCCGCTGCCGGTGCGCCCTCTGCGGGGAAGACGTCCTCGATGGGCGGGAGATGAAATATGAGGGGGTAACGCTCTGCCGACCATGCTTTGAGAAGAAAAAATATTACTACCCTACCGCAAGTTAACAGGGGAAGCGCCGGTGTATCCGATCTCTTTGGGTGTAGGAGGAAAAAGAGCAAACTGCTGGGAGGCGAATTCGGCCATGGAAAGAACGGACAGACAGATCCGCAACTGCAAGGGGATTGCCCTGTCCTTCGTCCTCCATGCCTTCTGCATCGCAGGTGTCCTGCTCTCCGTTGCCCTGTCTGCTCAACACCCGGACACCGTGCAGGTGTTATTGACCCTGGAGCCTTCGAGTGGCGGTGCCGGGAAAATTTGTCAGGAAACACCGGGGGTCAAGAAGTCCCAGAGTCTTTCGGCAAAAGAGAAACCCTGCCGGCGGAGTCCGATCCGGCAGACCAGCCTGCCTGCTCTTTCTCCAGCAATGGATAAGGCCCCCGTGGAAAAGTCAACGGATGCCACCCCAGTGCTGAATAAGACGCCGGTTGAGACAGCTGCCCCAATAAAGGCCGTCGGTTCCGGAATCCGCGGGGAGGCTGCCGTACCGGCCATTGCGGGGGCCGGAACTGGAGAGGGGAATGGCGCCGGCCGTCATGAGGGGGCAGGGCAGGGCCGTGAATCCCAAGAGGCTTTGAAAAACCGCTACCTGCGGGAACACTTTGCCTACATCCGCGACCTCATCTTGAAAAACCTCTCCTATCCCCCCATGGCCAGGAAGGGCGGCTGGCAGGGAAAAGTGAAGGTGTCCTTTATCGTCCGGGAAGATGGGAGGGTGGAGGGCATCAGGATTGTCGAGAGTTCCGGTTATCTGGTGCTGGACAGGAATGTCGTGGAGACGATTCGAGAGGTCCAGCCCTTCCCGAAGCCGCCTGTGAGGGCGGAACTGGTGATCCCTGTTACCTATGCGCTGAAGACATGAACAATTTGTCGGAAAGTCCTCGATCCATGAAACGCAATCTCCTATTTCCGGTGCTGTCCCTTCTTCTCCTTCTGACGGTGGCCTTTTCGCTGACCCTTGGCAAATATCCCCTCGGTCTGACGGATATTGCCGGTTTTTTCCTTCACAAGATATTCAGCGCCGGGAATATGGAGCCCGAGCAATCCAGTCTGCTGGAAAGCCTTCTCTTTGAAATCCGTCTGCCCCGCATTCTAGCGGCCATCCTCATCGGTGCGTCGCTTGCCGTTGCGGGAACCGCCTTTCAGGCCATGTTCGTGAATCCCCTCGTGTCGCCTTCCCTTCTCGGCGTCCTGGCCGGGGCCTCCTTCGGCGCTGCGCTGGGCATGGTTTTTACCAAAAACTGGATTACCGTGCAGATCCTTACCTTTGCCTTCGGCTTTCTTGCCGTTCTTATCTCCGTTGGCATCGCCAGGATGCACAAAGGCAATACCATCCTCCTCCTCGTACTTGGCGGCGTCATCAGCAGCGCGCTTTTCACCTCCCTTTTATCCGTCATCAAATATGTCGCCGATCCCTACAACCAGTTGCCCGCCATCACCCAGTGGCTCATGGGCGGATTGTCCCTCGTGGATGGGAAAAGCCTGCTGGCCGCCGGGATTCCCCAGGTGGCCGGAATCGTCCTTGTCATCCTGTTTTCCGGGTATCTCAATGCCCTGAGCATGGGGGACGAAGAGGCCCGGTCACTGGGCATTCCTGTTGAAGGGATCCGCATGCTCCTCATCTTCCTGGCGACGCTGATGAGCGCGCTGACCGTCGTGCTGGCGGGCATGATCGGCTGGGTGGGGCTCATCATCCCCCATGTGGCACGGATGCTTGTGGGGCCGGACAATAAGATCCTCGTTCCGGCGAGCGCCCTCATCGGGGCCATCTATCTGATCGTGGTCGATGATATTTCGCGGATGGTCTTCACCATGGAGATCCCCCTCGGGATCACGACCTCTCTCATCGGCATTCCCTTTTTCGCAATCATCCTGAGGAAGGCAAAAAAAGGATGGAACTGAAACCCCTGATCGAAGTGGAAAAAATTTCTTTCGGCTATACCCGGGAAAACGTGCTCAACGATGTCAGTTTTTCCATCGGGGAAGGTGAAATC includes these proteins:
- a CDS encoding FmdE family protein, giving the protein MNSEQQDKDQYARLLEEAGRFHGDVCAGIQIGTRMTMCALRKLGIADPKGADGKKMMVFVEIDRCATDAIMALTGCRPGKRTMKVLDYGKMAATFINLETEKAVRVAVIQKREEGEGGGDADFGSLSEEELFSVTEVQVPLRPEDMPGKPVRRCRCALCGEDVLDGREMKYEGVTLCRPCFEKKKYYYPTAS
- a CDS encoding energy transducer TonB; protein product: MERTDRQIRNCKGIALSFVLHAFCIAGVLLSVALSAQHPDTVQVLLTLEPSSGGAGKICQETPGVKKSQSLSAKEKPCRRSPIRQTSLPALSPAMDKAPVEKSTDATPVLNKTPVETAAPIKAVGSGIRGEAAVPAIAGAGTGEGNGAGRHEGAGQGRESQEALKNRYLREHFAYIRDLILKNLSYPPMARKGGWQGKVKVSFIVREDGRVEGIRIVESSGYLVLDRNVVETIREVQPFPKPPVRAELVIPVTYALKT
- a CDS encoding FecCD family ABC transporter permease, with the protein product MKRNLLFPVLSLLLLLTVAFSLTLGKYPLGLTDIAGFFLHKIFSAGNMEPEQSSLLESLLFEIRLPRILAAILIGASLAVAGTAFQAMFVNPLVSPSLLGVLAGASFGAALGMVFTKNWITVQILTFAFGFLAVLISVGIARMHKGNTILLLVLGGVISSALFTSLLSVIKYVADPYNQLPAITQWLMGGLSLVDGKSLLAAGIPQVAGIVLVILFSGYLNALSMGDEEARSLGIPVEGIRMLLIFLATLMSALTVVLAGMIGWVGLIIPHVARMLVGPDNKILVPASALIGAIYLIVVDDISRMVFTMEIPLGITTSLIGIPFFAIILRKAKKGWN